In the Gemmatimonadales bacterium genome, CAGGAGGGTGTCGTTTTCACGCGCAAGCGTTAGGATACGGGGGTCTAAGGCAGGGCGGCGCGATGAAGAAGATTCAGGTGCAGGGCGTTCACCACATCACGATTGTCGGTTCAAACCGGCAGAGCGCCATTGATTTCTGGGAGGGCGTGCTCGGGATGCCGTTCATCTTCGAGCAGCCCAACCTGGGAAAGGCTGATGAGAGTCACCTCTACTTCGACCCTGGCGACGGCCGCCTGCTGACCGTGTTTACCGACGAGTCGCGGGTCGATGCAGGGCGCGATGCGCCGCGCGAGATTGGGTGCGTCGAGCATCTGGCGTTCAACGTGTCGCAGGCCACCTTTGCGCTGGCGGCTGACCGCCTGCGCGCCAGGGGCATCAGCTTCATCCAGCGCGACCGTGGCTTCATGAACTCGATCTACCTGCGGGACCCCAACGGACTCAAGGTCGAGCTGGCGTGCTACAAGTTCGAGGTGCCAGACGGGTTTCGCGCCGCCGACGTGCTGATGAATGCGCATCGCCTCAGAGTCGAGCGGGGCGACCACCATATCGGCGACGAGCATGTCGCCGATGCGATCGAACTGCTCTATGCGAGTCGGGATCGGTTGTCACACTGAGAGTCCCAGACCTGTTCGATCCAGCGCCGGGCCTGACACTGCGTTCAGGCCCGGCTCTTTTGCTATAGCGAGTGCAGCTGCTAGGGCAGGTGGGCGGTCGCGTTTGTCGCCGGCGCGCAGGTCGCAATCGCGGCCAGTGCGATCAGCGCGGCCGAAATGAGAATGGTTGTGGTGCTTGGACGGAGAGAGGCCATGGCTCGCGCGCAATTGAAGGTGCTTCGGTAGTCTCACCACCGTCGTTTCCCCTTACACGGCCCTCGAACCGGCTCGTCAGCTCAGATG is a window encoding:
- a CDS encoding VOC family protein, whose product is MKKIQVQGVHHITIVGSNRQSAIDFWEGVLGMPFIFEQPNLGKADESHLYFDPGDGRLLTVFTDESRVDAGRDAPREIGCVEHLAFNVSQATFALAADRLRARGISFIQRDRGFMNSIYLRDPNGLKVELACYKFEVPDGFRAADVLMNAHRLRVERGDHHIGDEHVADAIELLYASRDRLSH